Part of the Rhineura floridana isolate rRhiFlo1 chromosome 8, rRhiFlo1.hap2, whole genome shotgun sequence genome is shown below.
AACAATGTACCCCGCCCTTTTACCTCTCTTTTTGTGCCGTCTGCTAACGTTACGTTTTCACATACAGGGGAGAGTGTTTGAAACAGCTTTGTTTCTTTAGCAAGGCAATGGGTTGCACCAGAATCAATAACCCATTCTGTTTCTTCTGTAACCTGTTTAGTTTCTTCTTCAGCTCTCACAACACGCACTGAGTAAAGTTCCTTTTTATGTTTCTCCTTTTTCGCTGAACACTGTTTCCGCAGATGCTTATCTGATCCACACTTGAAGCATAGTCTTACTGCATATGCTTTTGTCCTTTCGTCTCTCTGTGCTGGACTGTTTGCGACTTGCTTCTGTTCTCTCTCATGTCttctttcccattcctggatTAGTTTACCTGACACATATTCCAGAGTGAGATTATTTTCATCCATAGTTTCTAATGCGCATACTAACGCATCCCAGGAGTCATCTAACGTAGAGAGAATCAAATAAACCTGTTGCTGAGGAGAATATATTACATCCCTCTcctgcagctctgcaaacagGCTATTTATTGTTTGTAAGTGTTCATGCATGAAGTCTCCTTCCTTTAGACGCGTTTGGAACAGCTTCCTCACAAGTCTTACTTTGCTTCCTGCTGTTTTTCTTATATGCACATCTCGAAGGGCTTGCCAAACGGACTTCGCATTTTGCTGGTTTCTTACGTAGAGAAGCTGGCTGTCCTGTAGTCCCAATATCACACAGGCTTTAGCCTTTTCATCCAGACGTAGCCATTCCTCAGAGGGTGGATCCATGGGGGGGTTTCTGTCAATAACACACCAAAGACCCTCTCTGCGTAAATACATTTCCATCCAGACTTTCCAGCTGGCGTAATTGGAGTCATGGAGTTGCTCTAAGGGCAATAGTGATGGATATGCCACCATCACCGCCTCTCACCTTCAGAATACAAGCTGTGTTCTTCTTCGTTATTTTTGCTCCGTAGCCCAAGCTATtggactgggcccataacccgatGTTGGAAGCTGTTAGGAGCATACAGAGCAAGAAGCAGAAACAGTAGTCTGGGTTCCAAATACTTTACTTGTTCCTTGGTACACAGGTAATACACAACAGTAACATACTCCAACATACATAACATCTCCTAGCCTTTTCCCCCACACCACACATTCTTTTCCTGCGGTTTTATGGACCTTGGGCTCGTTTAGTGATTAGTGGCTCCAGCTGCTCGATTGCTGCAACTTGAGCCTCGTTATCTCCCTGGCTCTGCTTAGAGTcggcttaaccctttccttcctaCTTTGTGGAGTAAACTGCTGGCTCTTTATTCTGCCAACAAAACTTCTCTAAACAAAGCTTACAAGAAGGGGTCACTGACACCCCTCAGGCTTATACTCTGCGCCTCCACTCGTGTACTCTATAAGACCAGCATAAATATTACTTTTTCTATTTAAAGACTattaaaaatagctgccatagcATAGGTTACTGCTGCCACTCCTGTTGTGGAATGTGGACCAGAATTAATAGCTTGAGACACTAACTCAATATAGCATAACTAAAAAGTCTTAACTGTAGTGGGCTTCAGCAACACATGTTCCATTGATTCAGCCTCAGTATTCTTCTACAGTTGAGGCTTTTCAGAGTTAACTCTGTGTCATGATGAACATACAAAAACTTTGGTTAGTCTTGTTAGGTTTGTGTCTTGGATGGCTGGCTCCCAGTAACAACAAAAAGTTATCTGAGCATCCCTTTAAAAGATAGTTTAGAAACTTCCAACTGGTACAGGCTGCAGCtggcgggggtggggggaggtgttCTGACAATGTTACATCAATTCCATACCAGTTGAACTGgtagcccattgatttcagagcTTAATTTAAAACACTGGTTTTGAGGTTGCTAAAGGTAACAGTACTGTGAAAAGTTTGATCTCTAAATGTAGCCAGAGATCAAGACTGTGAGAACAATTAAAAGATTACTCAGTTTGTAAAACTGCTATCAGCTGCCCCCCAGTCTGTTGATACTCCCTTATTCCCTCCTTACAATGCAGACATAAAAAGATTACCTCCCACTCAGGATAATCATGCTGTTTCAGAGACCCATTATGAGTTCCTGGCAGAACTACCAGGCATCCATTTCTGCGGTCAATCCTCTCCATGGCAGTCCAGGCACAAACAATGCGATCTGCAGGCCGGAATGGAAAATAATGCAAATCCTGATGCATTGGGTGGCGAGAGGACTTCCTTCCTACAAAAAATTATTTGCATTAGCTTAGCTGCAGAATTAGTTATCAAACTTAACTAAATACAAGCATAGTTGCACAACAAAATGATGCAGTGGGGCCctgctgtgtgtgttttatgtgaGCCTGTAGTTGAGGGCTTGCAAAACAAAAGTTAGTATCAAAGACTCTAACTTGTCTTACTTCATGTGCAAAATATGAACATTTAAAATTGCATCTAGTCTGTCAATGGAACATCAAGCTTCTGCATGCAACTGAGTGCTGGATTTGGCGTAGGAGCACACTGGAGGGGGCAATGTAAGTAGCCCTACCTCTGGCCTTCAGTATTAACAGTGGACTACATTGCAGAGCTGGAGTTACTCTCTTAGCGCAGCCCTACCAGAAATAGGGTTCTAACGGTGAACTACtactgcagggttgttgtatgcTACTCTCTTAGCTCAATTTGCAAAGTGGGGATAAAAGCAATGGATTAACATGGCACCATTGTTGTAACCTACTAAACATTCTATAGGAGTCTAATATCTCTGGACAACACCATAAGGTTGTTGAAATTCACTAAGAGCCTGACTTGCAGTATTCAGTGTGAACTATACTACAGAGCTGTCATAGGTTACTCCCTTTCCAAACTGTAATATGGAAACAGGACACTGCATCTGCTTTGGCCTTTGTATTAGCagtcatgggttttttttttttttttaaaaacctaaatCTTTGCTGCAACCTTTtggaggttttttgtttgtttttgtgggCAGTGGGTAACGGACAAGCTGCATTAAATGCTTTACTTTCTCCGTATCTATGGGTAATTCTGACTTCCATCCTTCAGGACATTTCAAAATAAATTCTCAGTGTGATGCAGAAAGTGACCTATCCAGAATGAGAtggttttaaaatacatatacacGAATCCTCCTGTTTCAGCCCTCAATTCTATTTCTCCCCTCCCACCTAGTTGGCTTGTTTTTTCTCTCACTCAGGCAGCCaacattccatgccactgagctATTATGGAGCAGTTTTTGTGCCCTCCCCCAATACTTTTTAAGTGTCTGCAAACTTACGTTAATCAACTTGCTTTCCAGCCTCCAAGAAATCTGTAGCCCATTTCAGTGgagctcttcctcctccccacatcCCCTACAACAGAGGGGAGGCATCACCCCTTCCACTCCTTGTTGCTATTATCTTGGCTTTGTTCACTATGTGTGCACTAGTGTTTATAGCTCACAGAGTATGCATGCATGTATACCATTGAACACAATTTGAGAAAAGAAAATGACATGACACCAACATCTCTGGCTCTGAACTTAAATGGCCAACTAGTCCTTGAAGCAAAAAGAACTGCAAACCAATAACCTAGAGCAGGAGTGGATAAGATGCCATCTAGATAAAATCAGCTGGAGGACTGTAAGGAAGGGAAAAAATCGGGGAGggtgacagaaagagagaaatgtgTACCCCACCCACATTTGGCTCTGTCCCTGCCCACAGATTATCCCCAGAGGGAATGAGGCtctcaacaggaaaaaaaagttcTCTCTATATATCTCCATTTAGACTTGTATTACAGCAACTAACTCTCTAAGTATATAACAGGACCTTGCAACAAGCAAAGGGCAAATCCACCAATATTTTAACAAATGCTTGCATTCTTGAACAgagtattttatttatcatttgctCAAATATTTCTTACCAGGATCTGGAGGCTTATTTATCAACATGGTATGCATAGCCATGATGTTTGGTCCTGTGAAGCATTCGACATATTTTATTATCTAAGGTGAAGAAAGTATCTCATGAGATGCGTATTTAAACATGCTAAAAAGCATCTAAAACCACTGTATTATGCAGGCAAGACTCAAATGGATGTACCAAATCAATATAGCAATGCTGAAGAAGCAACCAGTTTTATGTACTGCTGACAGACTTCTAAATTTGTTTGCAAGGCTACTGTGATGTGTAGAAAGTGACACCATACAAGTTATAGGCACAAGCCAccaggtatatttatttatttattaaatttatatcccagccttcctcccaataggagcccagtgcGGCATATATCTCCTTGTAAATATCTCATTGAAATGAACAAGAAGATGCCTTTATATAACTCCCATCCAGCAGTAAAGCTGTCTGGAGTCCTCTATTCCTATAGCACAgtcattttgaaaaaaaagtttaaattgcTTTatgttaatttaaatttaacatgGCAATTAACATAATGTggtagttttactcagagtagaaacAGTAAAGTCGTGTCATCTATTGACATGTCATCTATTGACATGATGAACTTAggtttattaagttcaatgggtttactctatgTAGGACATAGTGGACCATGATCCATGGTGATCAATAAGCATTACCGTATATGCATTCTAGCTTTCACTAGACTTTGAGTGCAATCAGCAAAAATTAGGCCTTAGCTCTAAGCATTTCTCAATTCATATTAGAGTCAAATGGAACAAAACAGCAGATCATATCTACTGCGGGATTTGCTTTCTTAATTTAAAGACAGCCatatgggtggggtggggatattTCAATTAGGACTGCAGCACTAGAAGAGGGGAGTAatcctttggccccacccatgcCATTTTCTCAGTTTaactctcccccaacctatttgCCCTACAGGGAAAAATATACTAGTACACTTTAtttctggtctatgaccgtaataaagttgttgttgttactagtaCACTTTTCCCACACGGAGCAAAGAGcctcttgggggagggggggcaatTTTACTATATAGGAATACTTGGCAAGTGGgatgaagagggttttttttcttgctgGTGGCTGCTTTcaacttttataaaaaaaaagtcaTGGGAGACCCCATTCATGCATCTCTAGCATCATGCATTGTTTCACCCTCAATGTCACCTAACTTTCAATAGAGTGTACTGTATGTTCTTGACAGAACATCACTCTCATACCATGCTAACAACTTGATAAAAGAAGGTGCATATTTAGAACAGGCCTTGCCTGTGGCTAAAGAACACTGCAACAACTCTCTAGAGTAACGTACTTCAGCATTCTTAGAATAGGCTATATAGACCATATCTAtattgctatattaggctgcattaacagaagtatagtttccaaatcgtgtgaagtactagttcctctctattcagcactggttaggtctccttgaatactgcatccagttctggtctccgcacttcaagaaggatgcagacaaacaggaacgggttcagaggagggcaacaaagatgattagggaactggaaaccaaggcctatgaggagagactgaaagaactggacatgcttagcctggagaagagaagactgaggacagatatgatagcactcttcaagtacatgaaaggttgtcacatagaggagggccgggatctcttctcgatcatcccagagtgcagaacacggaataatgggctcaagttgcaggaagccaaatttcgactggacatcaggaaaaacttcctaactgttagagccacatgacaatggaatcaattacctagagaggtagtgggctctccgacactggaggcattcaagaggcagctggacagccatctgtcaggaatcctctgatttggattcctgcattgcgcaggggattggactcgatggccttgtaggactcttccaactctactattctatgattctatgatctaaaGATCACAAGTTTCCTCAGAATTAAATTTAGTGTGAAAGCATCAATTAGGACTTAATACAAAAAAATGCAGATTATTTGTGTTCAGGTTATTTTTACCTGAGGCAATGTGCAATAACTGAAGAGCTCTTCATCTTCCTGAAAATCCTGTATTTTTGAAACTGCTTTCTGATCTGGAATAAACTCTGACTTGGCAATTAACACATCTCTCATGATCATCAGACCAGGGACCTTCACCTCCTTTCTGCAGATCTTTATGAACTCATTTCTggagaggattaaaaaaaaagttacattgGCAATGTTTGCTACATTATTTAACAATTTTATTGTCCTTAAAAACTAAAACAGATACGCCTGTACTGAAAAATTATGGATAGTAACTAGAATCTAGACATCCACTTAACTCACTCCATACACTCTGAAAGAACCATTGGTTCCGCACCTGAATGGTAGTTTTGTGTTGTTGGAAAGAAACTCATCAGATTGGGTTTTGGTGCCACCTTGTGGTTGCAGGCAGGAAAGACAACTTTGAAGGAAGTAGGCAGCTCCCATAATGCACTCCTTCAGTTTGCGTCCTCACCAAGCTCGAACAGGTTAAAAGAGATATAAGAGCAATAGACAAAAGGCCTACTTTCCTATTAGTGAGTAGATACAAAGAAAAATCCTTATGTAAAAATTGTAGACTGACAGTATAATTAAGAGGGCAGCCATTACTAGGGTATAGCCTGATGAGTTTCTTTCCAGCAAAACAGAACTACCATTCAGGTATGGAACCAACGGTTCTTTCTCGTGTTGCTGGAAGAAACTCATCAGACTGGGGTTTTCTAAAGCTttccatgtagggtgggaaataaataaggcTGCCCCCTAGTCAAGAAGGCCCTGCTAGGGGACCCTCCTGCCAAAGTGCCTCTGCCAAGGCATAAGTATTAATTTTATAGTGCCTGGTAAAAGCACTTGGGGTGCCCATGTTGCCAACCTGCAAATTTCCTCCATggaagcattatttatttatttatttatttatttaatttgtatcccacccttcctcccagcaggagcccagggcagcaaacaaagcactaaaacactttaaaacatcacaaaaacagatcttaaaatacattaaaacaaaacagcattaaaaacattttaaaaaacaacaagcaTTAGCTGAGAGAGCTGCCAAGGTGGCCGCAGCTCTTGCAGAGCGGGCTGTGATTCTATGAGGGGTGGAAGTAGGCGAGAGCTATGCACACTCTAATCCATCTGGAGAGAGTGGAAGAGGTTACTCTCCGTCCCAGTGAGGCTGGGTGGAAGGAAACAAAAAGTGTGTCAGTTAGCCTAACGTCCTTAGTTCTGGCAATATAGACCTTCAATGCCCATCTGACATCTAAATAATGCCAAGCACATTTTAAGGAATGGGATAGAACCAGGCAAAAAGTTGGCATAATTAGCTCTTGCTGTCTGTGAAATTTTGTCAACACTTTAGGAATAAAGGAAGGATCTGTTCAGAGAATGACCCTATCTTTATGAAAAATGCAAAGGTGTTTGGCCACCGAAAGGGCATTCAGTTCAGAAACTCTGAGAGCAGATGTTGTGACCTCGAGGAAAATGACTTTCAAAGACAGCATCCTTAGTGGGATTGTGGATAAGGGCTCAAAAGTGCCTTGTGCAAATCCCAGGAGGGAAATCTATACACAGTAGGTGGATACTTTCAGGTTGCCCCCTGTAGAAAATGTTTCAGGAGAGGATGGGCGGCTAGAGGTGCAGACACGTGTCTGAAATAAATGAAGAAATTGCTGCAGCTTGTCTCTTCAAGGTGTTAGGTCTAAGGCCCATCTTAAGGCCATCCTGGCCAGAATATGACAAATTGTTGCCTTATCAGCAGACAGTTAATGGAGCAGCACCATGAGTCAAATGCTTTCCATGTTGAGGCATAAATGCGAACAGTAGATGGGCATCTGGAGGCCAAGATGGTTTCAATGACCTCAGAGTTAAGACCAAACCTCAGACATTTCTGTTCAATACCCAGGCTGTCAGCTGGAGCCAGGCTGGGTCTGGGTGAAGTACAGGGCCCTGGGAGATTATGTCCAAAAGATGTGGACGGTGCCATGGGGGAGAGATTGCCAGAGTCAGAATCTCCAACAGCTAGGGGCGTTAAGGTCAGAAAGGGGCTATCAAGATCACTCAAGCTCTTTCCTCCCTGATTTTTTGTAGGGCCTGCGATAGGATGGGCATTGGAGGGAAAGCACAAAGCAGTCCCCTGGGCGAAGATGCGGTAGGAGCATTCAGACCTTTCACCCTGGGGGAGTTGAATCTCGAGAAGAACCTCTTGAGCTGATGGTTGTCTTCTGACACAAAGAAGTCTACCAGGGGCTTCCCAAAGTGATGCTGAAGGTGAAGGAAGATCTTCAGATGAAGCATCCACTCCCCTGGTTTCACTGGTTGCCAACTCAACCAATCAGCCTGAACACTGGATGTCCCACTGATGTGTTCA
Proteins encoded:
- the PHYH gene encoding phytanoyl-CoA dioxygenase, peroxisomal isoform X2, with translation MEEPAKGATASAPLRLGVLLRHLIPFRPAGLAAAAALTPFPTSTQTATVKYPIQYRYTLDNNLLSTEQRCFYEENGYLVIKNLVSDEDIERFRNEFIKICRKEVKVPGLMIMRDVLIAKSEFIPDQKAVSKIQDFQEDEELFSYCTLPQIIKYVECFTGPNIMAMHTMLINKPPDPGRKSSRHPMHQDLHYFPFRPADRIVCAWTAMERIDRRNGCLVVLPGTHNGSLKQHDYPEWEGGVNKMYHGVRDYDKSMPRVHLTMEKGDTVFFHPLLIHGSGTNRTEGFRKL
- the PHYH gene encoding phytanoyl-CoA dioxygenase, peroxisomal isoform X3, whose protein sequence is MIMRDVLIAKSEFIPDQKAVSKIQDFQEDEELFSYCTLPQIIKYVECFTGPNIMAMHTMLINKPPDPGRKSSRHPMHQDLHYFPFRPADRIVCAWTAMERIDRRNGCLVVLPGTHNGSLKQHDYPEWEGGVNKMYHGVRDYDKSMPRVHLTMEKGDTVFFHPLLIHGSGTNRTEGFRKAISCHYASCDCHYTDVKGTMQENIEKEVVEIARTKYGINSPLTLKDVWMFRSRLVKGERINL